Proteins from one Gimesia maris genomic window:
- a CDS encoding T6SS immunity protein Tdi1 domain-containing protein translates to MEITLNDLTINPEGVDLDELLSDWNWAMPEPMRPVLLTALGDLFAQGETGVVYFVDVIEGHIRVVAEDGSVFEDLLSDMEFVTDHFFPSRIVELREAGIELEANQVYSHQLPLVLGGNDELENYETSDVRVYISIQGQIHEQVKDLPEGTVISDVEIEDIE, encoded by the coding sequence ATGGAAATCACATTGAACGATCTGACAATCAACCCTGAAGGGGTTGACCTGGATGAACTACTTTCCGACTGGAACTGGGCGATGCCGGAACCGATGCGGCCCGTGCTGCTGACCGCGCTGGGTGATCTATTTGCGCAGGGCGAAACGGGGGTTGTCTATTTTGTCGATGTGATCGAAGGACATATCAGAGTTGTTGCCGAGGACGGATCTGTATTTGAAGATCTGCTCTCAGATATGGAATTTGTGACAGACCATTTCTTCCCTTCGCGGATAGTGGAACTCCGGGAAGCGGGAATTGAATTGGAAGCCAACCAGGTTTACAGCCATCAGCTGCCACTCGTACTGGGAGGCAATGACGAGCTGGAAAATTATGAGACGTCGGATGTCAGAGTCTACATCAGCATTCAGGGACAGATTCATGAGCAGGTAAAAGATCTGCCTGAGGGAACCGTCATTTCCGATGTGGAGATAGAAGACATCGAGTAG
- a CDS encoding tetratricopeptide repeat protein produces MADTDQNPESLEPTSQQALATGKKKRSPIERTIVWGLIALALIVVLLEANARYGYSSTLESLQSRLSQADKNKGQELILKEAKGLVKGFPYGDERLTNKGKQLQYRWPSLFRTFAIELSTGVDDVVLSLETDVKPFDDEQTAPLTAKPFVQRQVLPEKGLSQDYENIPVLADSQFDSQAFGLQGILAEEIIRQAVYISGRDQLQLVTRDASLRGEVRLIENPDTFPVKLRSRISFTGKMDIELERPFKEKPTVFWESETIEFRRESPLESLVEKTEALSRTGFVDFMKAAGYTGKAPEWKAQSTIPEKTLQRLNEWNFISQYTVVQDIHAAIREDGETPERLSVLIRAYANLGSLTEIYWSPAHKVFKARALLYAERLKFRSNASAWALAHRAYARALSGLHETALDDIEAIRAADNKSTAKQQSPPEWTGLIEAYCAYQPEVLDKAVENDELKPLALYLRMLQADPKGNEKQMLAQTEELLKRDPECCRAMDRLSEVNALGIQRMVTEQRLDQLWQPLYQKLQEANLSNTARPVLQTMLPSPLRLLGEEQARMRIIDALKSSPSTEFEPSENALGQLLQEVTFLHLNHKLNVRKGSLAVNVDDFLEQQLPLVKGHPYEFYIAAYTSDQTEAREAYKKLLNSYHPRELGIISNQLVSSSYYKLNQEAYRKLYSEIDKNVDYIYQDLLHQARWFNSMSSQNDNEHYLTTARRMLRVSPHMPETVAMNLRVNQEYAKEHAGELQKKYNTNALVLTALANYFYAAKDDAKTEEILKRRIELAPDASSYTFLANLYYDRGETEKWKPTIEKALTLPSFGLEIPRIHYQLANYHMQKGEWEEAKPHAVKAATSYSGWGLTCAANCYEGLGDLEQSEALVKACSKRYETSVTDWYFWCVRNKTGDLESARRLAEQQLLGNTENSTLSQRMQLGIYQIIQGSKSQAFETFSTAFRKFNNSYCGLHAALLAEDLELPEQRDDLLKQVAGQFNIYFGEADLANAFQRILQNPDSVSWNPVLFQSEVAQLTDGNPTNFYYFVGKFLEQRNKSGLSEYYLRLAATSPKTVKYNCALASHHLYSQNKKTGPRTKTEYDDSFSPAIQLVLEALKQKKREKLDEAIKTLDEALKLKPDLVIALVNRGLLHESQQNYSAAIADYKKAIEIEPDFWLPYNNLAYLLAGCEQAEIRDGAQALKYAQQSFDLLPTKYWVNYAALAVAFAESGQFKEAADMQRQASELAPESQKVEANRRWSLFNKGEPYRRAPEND; encoded by the coding sequence ATGGCGGACACAGATCAGAATCCTGAATCACTCGAACCAACTTCGCAACAAGCACTGGCAACCGGAAAAAAGAAACGATCCCCCATTGAACGAACCATTGTCTGGGGTCTGATTGCGCTCGCGTTGATTGTTGTACTCCTCGAAGCAAATGCCCGGTATGGATACTCGAGCACCTTGGAAAGCCTGCAGAGTCGTCTCAGTCAGGCTGATAAAAACAAAGGACAAGAACTAATTCTCAAAGAAGCAAAAGGTCTGGTCAAAGGTTTTCCGTATGGCGACGAGCGGCTGACGAATAAAGGAAAGCAGTTACAATATCGCTGGCCCAGTCTGTTTCGCACATTCGCGATCGAACTTTCAACCGGAGTCGATGATGTCGTTCTCTCCCTCGAAACTGATGTTAAACCTTTTGATGATGAGCAAACCGCTCCCTTAACTGCAAAGCCGTTCGTCCAGAGGCAGGTACTTCCCGAAAAAGGACTCAGCCAGGACTATGAAAACATCCCCGTCCTGGCAGACAGTCAGTTCGACTCACAAGCTTTCGGATTACAGGGAATTCTCGCAGAAGAAATTATTCGACAGGCAGTCTACATCAGTGGCAGAGATCAACTGCAGCTGGTCACGCGTGACGCCTCATTACGTGGCGAAGTTCGTTTGATTGAAAATCCGGATACGTTCCCAGTTAAGCTAAGAAGCCGGATCTCTTTTACAGGAAAAATGGATATCGAACTGGAGCGTCCCTTCAAAGAAAAACCAACCGTCTTCTGGGAATCGGAGACGATTGAATTCAGACGTGAATCCCCACTGGAATCTCTGGTTGAAAAAACGGAAGCCCTGTCCCGCACTGGTTTCGTGGATTTTATGAAGGCAGCCGGATATACAGGCAAAGCACCTGAGTGGAAAGCGCAGTCCACCATCCCGGAAAAGACGCTGCAGCGATTGAACGAATGGAACTTTATCTCTCAATACACGGTCGTTCAAGACATACATGCCGCGATCAGAGAGGACGGTGAAACCCCGGAGCGGCTCTCGGTGCTGATCCGGGCCTACGCCAATCTTGGCAGTCTGACCGAAATTTACTGGAGCCCGGCTCACAAAGTCTTCAAGGCGCGGGCACTCTTATACGCTGAGCGTTTAAAATTTCGGTCCAACGCTTCCGCCTGGGCGCTGGCCCATCGTGCTTACGCCCGCGCTTTGTCGGGGCTGCACGAAACCGCCTTAGACGATATCGAAGCCATCCGTGCGGCTGATAATAAAAGTACTGCGAAACAGCAGTCTCCACCGGAATGGACTGGCTTGATCGAGGCCTATTGTGCTTACCAGCCTGAAGTTCTGGACAAAGCCGTTGAAAATGATGAGTTAAAGCCCCTGGCACTCTACCTGCGCATGCTGCAGGCAGACCCGAAGGGCAACGAAAAACAGATGCTGGCTCAGACAGAGGAACTGTTGAAACGAGATCCCGAATGTTGCCGGGCAATGGATCGACTCAGTGAAGTCAATGCGCTGGGTATACAGAGAATGGTCACGGAACAACGTCTGGACCAACTCTGGCAGCCGTTGTATCAGAAACTGCAGGAAGCAAATCTGTCTAACACAGCCAGACCTGTCCTGCAAACCATGCTGCCGAGTCCCCTCAGATTACTCGGTGAAGAACAGGCTCGCATGAGGATCATTGATGCGCTCAAGTCTTCTCCCTCCACTGAATTTGAACCATCCGAAAATGCGCTGGGACAATTATTGCAGGAAGTCACATTCCTGCATCTCAATCACAAACTGAATGTGCGCAAGGGCAGCCTGGCAGTCAATGTGGATGATTTTCTCGAACAGCAATTACCTCTGGTTAAAGGACACCCCTACGAGTTCTATATTGCCGCTTATACTTCGGATCAGACAGAAGCCAGGGAAGCTTATAAAAAACTCCTGAATTCATATCATCCGCGCGAACTGGGAATTATCTCAAATCAACTGGTTTCGAGCAGCTATTATAAATTAAATCAGGAAGCCTATAGGAAGTTATATTCTGAAATCGATAAAAATGTCGATTACATTTACCAGGACCTGCTGCATCAAGCACGCTGGTTCAACAGCATGAGTTCTCAGAACGACAACGAGCATTACCTTACCACTGCCAGAAGAATGTTGAGAGTCAGTCCCCATATGCCTGAAACGGTCGCGATGAACCTCAGAGTCAATCAGGAATACGCAAAAGAACATGCTGGCGAACTGCAGAAGAAATATAATACTAATGCGCTCGTATTAACGGCACTGGCAAATTATTTTTATGCTGCAAAAGATGATGCAAAAACAGAAGAAATCCTGAAGCGTCGTATCGAGCTTGCTCCTGATGCCAGTTCCTATACTTTTCTGGCTAATCTCTACTATGACCGTGGTGAGACTGAGAAGTGGAAACCGACCATAGAAAAAGCCCTTACGCTCCCCTCCTTCGGTCTCGAAATACCGCGTATTCACTATCAACTGGCCAACTATCACATGCAGAAAGGAGAATGGGAAGAGGCAAAACCGCACGCAGTGAAAGCCGCGACATCCTATTCCGGCTGGGGGCTGACCTGCGCCGCGAACTGCTATGAAGGACTGGGTGACCTTGAACAGTCTGAGGCTTTGGTGAAAGCCTGCTCAAAACGATACGAAACCAGTGTCACCGACTGGTACTTCTGGTGTGTGCGTAATAAAACCGGCGATCTGGAATCTGCCAGACGTCTTGCCGAACAGCAACTGCTGGGAAATACGGAAAACAGTACGCTTTCCCAAAGAATGCAACTTGGCATTTATCAGATCATTCAGGGCTCAAAATCGCAGGCATTTGAAACGTTTTCAACAGCTTTCAGAAAATTTAACAATTCTTATTGTGGACTGCATGCCGCATTGCTCGCTGAGGACCTGGAACTGCCTGAGCAGCGCGATGACTTACTCAAACAGGTCGCCGGCCAGTTTAATATCTATTTCGGAGAAGCCGATCTGGCAAACGCTTTCCAGCGAATCCTGCAGAATCCGGATTCGGTCAGTTGGAATCCCGTGCTGTTCCAGTCTGAAGTCGCACAGTTGACTGACGGTAATCCGACAAACTTCTATTACTTCGTCGGGAAATTCCTGGAACAGAGAAACAAGTCAGGATTGTCTGAATATTATCTGCGCCTGGCTGCGACATCTCCCAAGACGGTGAAATACAACTGCGCACTAGCATCACATCATCTCTATTCACAAAATAAAAAAACAGGCCCCCGTACCAAAACAGAATACGATGACTCATTCAGCCCGGCAATTCAGTTGGTCCTTGAGGCACTCAAGCAGAAGAAGCGAGAGAAACTGGATGAAGCGATCAAGACTCTTGACGAAGCGTTAAAGTTAAAACCGGACCTTGTGATTGCCCTGGTAAACCGTGGCCTGCTCCACGAATCACAGCAGAATTATTCGGCCGCTATCGCCGATTATAAAAAAGCGATCGAAATTGAACCCGATTTCTGGCTGCCTTATAACAATCTGGCCTATTTACTGGCTGGCTGCGAACAGGCAGAAATTCGTGATGGAGCTCAGGCGCTCAAATATGCACAACAGTCATTCGACCTGCTTCCGACAAAGTACTGGGTTAATTATGCGGCGTTAGCAGTCGCCTTTGCTGAATCAGGACAATTTAAAGAAGCTGCGGACATGCAGCGTCAGGCATCAGAGCTCGCCCCGGAATCACAAAAAGTCGAAGCTAACCGCAGATGGAGCCTGTTCAACAAGGGAGAACCCTATCGACGAGCACCAGAGAATGATTAG